From the genome of Nitrospirota bacterium, one region includes:
- a CDS encoding cytochrome C, with the protein MMITALTCVHHGQWNQDERTENEHDIVLLQRLRSSMEHGFRPYGAFLMVFFLALCQGRAAEAFHSGGAAECRECHEDNKGALRGSDASSTCLRCHQAPRGTRGPSGHYIATDETDLMAGFPPSQLTPGGDFAYLKKAYSWKALGATESSPGERHGHNITADDYGYVADSRSLSTPGEVYPNSKLSCISCHDPHGKIANNVYRMLGGAGYKTRSVPEVVFTIDAPVVVAPHDYNRSESVSDTRVAYGRGMSEWCSNCHTKGCTGAYGHPVCSGARCSNEIISNYNAYVKSGDINGKRDASYTSLVPFEEGTDDISILEQHAKNDGTSIMGPVHGSNVMCLTCHRAHASAWDHMARWNMASEFIVFKGVYPGINNDSPQRNAQGRTEAETRQAYYDRPASLFSGFQRGLCNKCHLRD; encoded by the coding sequence ATGATGATTACGGCACTCACCTGTGTTCATCATGGTCAATGGAACCAGGATGAACGAACGGAGAATGAGCATGACATCGTTCTCTTGCAACGGTTAAGGAGCAGTATGGAGCATGGCTTCAGGCCATATGGTGCTTTCCTCATGGTATTCTTCCTTGCTCTTTGTCAGGGCCGCGCGGCGGAAGCCTTTCATTCCGGAGGCGCTGCGGAGTGCAGGGAATGTCATGAAGATAATAAGGGCGCGTTACGAGGGTCCGACGCAAGCTCCACCTGCCTTCGTTGTCATCAAGCGCCGCGGGGCACCCGGGGACCCAGTGGCCATTATATCGCGACCGATGAAACTGATCTGATGGCGGGTTTTCCGCCCTCACAACTGACTCCCGGTGGAGATTTCGCCTATTTAAAGAAGGCCTACTCCTGGAAAGCGTTAGGAGCGACAGAGAGCAGCCCTGGCGAACGGCACGGCCATAACATTACCGCGGACGACTATGGGTATGTCGCAGACAGCAGATCGTTGAGCACGCCGGGTGAAGTGTATCCCAACAGCAAACTTTCCTGTATCAGCTGTCATGATCCGCACGGTAAAATTGCGAACAACGTATATCGCATGCTGGGCGGGGCCGGTTATAAAACACGTTCGGTGCCCGAGGTGGTCTTCACTATTGATGCGCCAGTTGTTGTTGCACCCCACGACTACAACCGGTCCGAGTCCGTTTCAGACACGAGAGTGGCATATGGCAGGGGGATGTCTGAATGGTGCTCGAACTGCCACACGAAGGGTTGTACAGGAGCGTATGGACATCCTGTTTGCAGTGGTGCGCGGTGCTCGAATGAGATCATTTCCAATTACAACGCCTATGTGAAGTCAGGCGACATCAACGGGAAAAGAGATGCTTCCTATACTTCGCTCGTTCCCTTCGAAGAAGGGACAGACGACATATCGATCCTCGAACAGCATGCAAAAAACGACGGCACTTCTATCATGGGTCCCGTTCATGGGTCCAATGTGATGTGTCTCACCTGTCATAGAGCGCATGCCTCTGCCTGGGACCATATGGCACGCTGGAATATGGCATCGGAGTTCATTGTCTTTAAGGGTGTTTACCCCGGAATCAATAATGATTCGCCTCAGAGAAATGCTCAGGGGCGCACCGAGGCCGAGACACGGCAGGCCTACTATGACAGACCGGCCAGCCTGTTTTCCGGCTTCCAGCGGGGTCTTTGCAACAAGTGTCACCTGCGAGACTGA
- a CDS encoding methyl-accepting chemotaxis protein — protein sequence MGLTTRRNYRLFLYVNSLAIILLGAVITGWGVFLSFPADLGQGYHNVQALVREIGNVLFWRVTILYAVTSFLIVLAMVALHLVYSHRIAGPAYRISLEAARISQGDLTGNIKFRRKDNLTDMADLLNDLASQYRGRINAVRDSLAILDEQSKKVSDLIQQGKDGLALKQIAGDLSKSVKKIESSLAEMRI from the coding sequence ATGGGACTTACCACCCGGAGAAATTATCGCTTGTTTCTGTATGTCAACTCGTTGGCGATCATTCTGCTCGGCGCTGTGATCACCGGATGGGGCGTGTTCTTGTCGTTCCCTGCGGATCTCGGTCAAGGCTATCACAACGTACAGGCCCTGGTGCGGGAGATCGGGAACGTACTGTTCTGGAGGGTCACGATACTCTATGCCGTCACCTCTTTCCTCATCGTTCTGGCGATGGTGGCGCTTCATCTGGTATACTCCCACCGCATTGCAGGTCCGGCTTACCGTATCAGTCTGGAAGCAGCCCGGATCTCCCAGGGCGATCTGACCGGCAATATCAAGTTTCGCCGGAAGGACAACCTTACGGACATGGCGGACCTGCTGAATGATCTGGCGTCGCAATACCGGGGCCGCATCAATGCTGTCAGGGACTCCCTTGCGATTCTTGACGAACAGTCAAAAAAAGTTTCCGATCTCATCCAACAGGGCAAGGACGGGCTTGCGCTCAAACAAATTGCAGGCGACCTTTCAAAGAGCGTAAAAAAGATCGAGAGCAGCCTCGCGGAGATGAGAATATAA